The window GCATACATAGCAGCCGGAGGCCTCAACAATTTCCGCTCCCGGGGCCTGCAAACCTTTCCCCAGGTCAACAATCCTGCCTCCCTGCACCAATATATCGACCTGATCAAGGGTTTCCGCCACGGGATCCACCAGTTCGCCGCCCTTAATGAGCAATTGCATTGACTTCACCTCCGGTTAACAGGTATAAAAGCGCCATTCTTACGGCCACCCCGTTGGTTACCTGGTCTAAAATCACCGACCGACTGCCGTAGGCCACCTCGGCGCTGATCTCCACCCCCCGGTTAATGGGTCCCGGGTGCAGCACCAGGGCATCCGGGGCGGTAAGTTCCAGCCGTCTTTGATTCATCCCAAAGAGCCGGCTGTATTCCCGGATAGAAGGGAATAATCCCTGCTGCTGTCTTTCCAACTGTATGCGCAGCATGTTTACCACATCCGCCCCTTCCAGGGCGGCATCCAATTCTGAATAAACTTTAACGCCCATTTGTTCAATGTCCGGGGGCATCAGGGTGGACGGGCCGCTTACCCGTACCTCCGCCCCCATTTTGGTCAAGCCCCAGATGTTGGACCTGGCCACCCGGCTATGGAGAATATCGCCCACAATGGCTACCTTCAGTCCGGTCAGGGTTCCCTTTTTCTCCCGGATGGTAAACAGGTCCAGCAGGGCCTGGGTGGGGTGCTCATGGGTCCCGTCCCCGGCATTGATGACCGCAGCCGGAATGCACCGGGCCAGGTATTCGGCCGCCCCGCTGGCCGGATGGCGGATCACCACAACATCCACACCCATGGCATTTAAGGTTAAGCCGGTGTCCCGGAGGCTTTCGCCCTTGGCCACGGAACTGCTGGAAGCGCTGAGCCCCACGGTGTCCGCGCTTAAAAACTTGGCTGCCAGGTCAAAGGAGGATCGGGTCCGGGTACTGTTCTCATAAAAGAGTGTAACCACACTCCGGCCTCTTAGAGTCGGTGTTTTCTTGATTTTTCTGCCGATAATTCCTTTCATGGGCACCGCAGTATCCAATATCAGGCTTATTTCTTCCGCTGTCAGATCCCTGAGACCCAGAAGATCTTTTCTTTGCCAGCCCATCCAATCCCCCCTTAAAATAATAAAACCTCAACCGGGCAGGGATGCCCGGCTGAGGCCGGCAATTTTGCAATGGGGCCCTGAAACGGACCTTCCTTGCGCCTGAATCCCTTTCGGGATAACCTTGCCGGCCTCTCTGGACCGCTTTTAAAGGTGTCGTTCAGGAACCTATTTAATTCCCCTCCAGGATCACAACTCTTTCTTCGCCGTCGATTTCCGACAATCTTACGGAAATGACTTCCTTCCGGGAAGTGGGAACATTTTTCCCCACATAGTCGGCCCGGATTGGAATCTCCCGGTGCCCCCGGTCGATCAATACCGCCAGTTGCACCACTTCCGGCCTGCCCAGATCCATGATGGCATCCAGGGCCGCCCTGACGGTACGCCCGGTGTAAAGCACATCGTCGACCAGCACCAGCTTTTTACCGGCTACCGGGAAGGGTACCTCCGTTTGATGTACCTGGGGCTGATTGGCCAAAGTGGTCAAGTCGTCCCGGTACAGGGTTATATCCAGAATTCCCACCGGCACGGTGGTTCCCTCAATATCTGAAATATATTTGGCCAAACGCTGGGCCAGGGGCACACCCCGCCTGCGCACGCCAATCAGGGCCAGGTTTTCTACGCCCTTATTCCGTTCAATAATTTCGTGGGCAATGCGCACCATCGCCCTTCTCATTCCTTTATCATCCAGTATCTGGGCTTTTTCATGCAAATCTTTTTCATCCACTGGCAGCTCACCTCCAAAATACCTAAGGACACTAAAAAATGCTTACCCTATTCGGTAAGCAGGCATAGTTTAACCCATATAAAGCGGTTCTATGTCCCTTACCGGCCTCCCAGGACCAAATTAAAGGTTTTCCTGTACAAGTTTACCATCGGCCCCTTGGACTTGTCAACCCCGATCGACTCGGCGTTGATTTACTCAGCGGATGCTAAAAAAATATAATGGAACGCGGATTTTGCGGATTTACGCGGATCTTCACGGATTTTTATTTGTAAATATAATTCAGTTAAGCTGCTTTCCTGTATGGGTTATTTTCGTAAAGTCATGCTGTTCCTTTTTTATAACGCCCATAAATCCGCGTTAATCCGCCTAATCCGTAAAATCCGTGTTCTATTTATTTTTATTCGTTTTATGGTTTAGTCAGGATTTATTAACGCCATAAAAAATCAGGACCACCCCGGAAAAAATAATCGCAATTTTGCTGATGGAAACTTTTCCCGCTAAACCTGCCAAGCCCAGGACGGTCACCAGAATCATCACTGAAGGCCCCACCAAGGCCAGAACGGCATTTATTTTCAGAGCGGTTTCCACTCTGCCAAATTTTAGCATTAAAAAGGCTGCCGTAAGCTCGATGCTGGCGGATACACAGCGAAGCATGGCCATGGCAAAGACAATTTTATCCGTAACAAAAAACATATTCTCCCTCCGCTTCCAGTTCCTAATCTTTAAATATGCCGGATTAAAGAATTAAATGCATACCGGAAGGTCTACCGAGAGAAAATACATTTTGCCGAACCTATCAATGATAAGGACGTGATGATCTTGTCGCAAGCAGCCCCAGCAGGCAACAATGAAAATAAGGTGAACAAATTTACCCTGGCCGCACTCGCCGGTGTGCCCCTGATTATGGTGCTGGGGAACTCCATGCTGATTCCTGTTCTGCCGCAAATGGCCAAGTCTTTACAGGTTTCTCAAATGCAAATCAGCTTAATTATTACCCTGTTTTCCGTTCCGGCCGGATTGGTGATTCCCTTTGCGGGGTTCCTTTCCGACCGCTTTGGACGAAAAAAGATTATTTTGCCCGGCCTTTTCCTTTATGGCCTGGGAGGTCTTTTGGCCGGCGTGGCAGCACTCTTTTTTAAAGAAAATGCCTTTCCCTGGATTTTGGGCAGCCGAGTGCTGCAGGGCATCGGGGCCGCCGGTACCGCGCCCATTGCCATGGCCTTCTGCGGCGACCTCTGGAAAGGCAAGGAAAGGGCCAAATCTTTGGGTGTCATTGAAGCTTCCAACGGCATGGGCAAAGTCAGCAGCCCCATTCTGGGAGCGCTGGTGGGTCTGATTGCTTGGTGGGCCATTTTTTTCTTTTTTCCTATTGTCATTACCCTGGTTATCCTGGCAGTCTGGTTTCTCACCAAAGAACCCGAAACTCAGAAAAAAACTCAAAAAGTCAGCGAATATGTAGGGTCCATAAAAAAAGTATTCAAGAAAAAGGCGCCGCTGCTGCTTACCAGTTTTTTTGCCGGTTCTGCCGCCCTGCTCATTTTGTTTGGCGTGCTCTTCTATTTATCCGACTTCCTGGAAAAAAAATATGGCCTGGATGGCGTTTTAAAAGGCGCCGCCCTGGCCATTCCGGTACTCTTTATGAGCACCACTTCTTATATCACCGGAGCGCTGATCAAGAAAAAAGTGAAATTAATGAAATGGCTGGTGGTTATAGGTCATGCATTAATTGCCATTTCACTGGTCACCCTGCCCTTGTTTAATAACGTGTACATTTTTTTTGCCGGCATTTCCGTGGCGGGAATTGGCACCGGTCTGGTGCTTCCCTGCCTGAATACCTTGATTACCGGTGCTACGGATAAAGACGAACGGGGTTTGGTTACTTCCCTGTACGGAAGTGTACGCTTCCTCGGGGTAGCAGCCGGTCCTCCCCTCTTTGGCTGGCTGGTGGGTATTGGCCCGGACGCCATGTTCTGGGCCTCGGCAGGGCTGGCGGCGGTGGCGGCGGTCCTGGCCTTTATCTTTATTAAAGTCAAAGCCATCCAGTCATCCCAGCAGGAGGCTCCCCAGGGGGAACCTTCTACCGGGGACAAAAAGCAGCCGTCCCAGGTGGTTATCCAAGCCGCCGGTCAACCGGCTTTCTTTTACAAAAGTCTGGCCTGGCGCCCCACGGGACAGGTGATTCCGGCAGCCCGCAAGCCCATGCCGGGGGTTCATCGGGCCAAGCAGGAAGGACAGGTAAATAATGGTGATCAGCAAAACCGGTGACCACCTTTTTCCTTATCGCATATGTTAACTCATGGAACGCAGCAATCCAAACACGGGAAATGGACGGAGGTGTCAGACGGAACCCGTTTTTCCACCGGGACCCGTGAAAGGAGATGTCAGTTTTATGAATAACAGCAGTAAAAAAACGTGGCAGGAACTGCTGCGTTTCCCTCTGGGCGATCGCTGCCAGAAACCCCGGAACACCGGTCTAACCATGATTATTGATAAAGGCCTGGGGTTAGGCCAAACCAAAGATCTGCTCAATCTGGCCGGAGATTATATTGACTTCTTAAAACTTGGCTTTGGAACGTCCGCTCTTTATTACAATGAGGTATTGGAAGAGAAGATTCATCTGGTACGTTCCCACGGGGTGGATATTTACCCCGGAGGCACTTTTCTGGAAGTAGCGATTCTTCAGGACAAGCTCAGGGAATATCTGGTAATGGCTCGAGATTTTGGTTTTTCCGCTGTTGAAGTTTCCGACGGAACCATTGATTTGGATCCGGAAATCCGTACCCGGGCCATTACTCTTGCTGCTGAGATGGGTTTTAAGGTTTTGACCGAGGTGGGCAAAAAAGACCCTCAGGATGAGTTTGAAATTAAGCAAATTATTCAGTTGGTTAGCAGGGATATTGCCAACGGCGCTGCCCACGTTATTGTGGAAGGTCGGGAATCCGGTAAAGCAGTGGGGCTTTATGATCAAGACGGAAACCTGATTGTATCGGATTTGGAGGAACTGGTTCACGGCTTGGAACAACCCGATAAGCTCATATGGGAAGCACCTTTGAAGGAACAGCAACAGGAATTGATTTTGCGTTTTGGCCCCAATGTCAGCATTGGCAACGTGAATGCTCATGAAATCCTGGCTCTGGAGGCCTTACGGGTTGGCTTAAGGGCCGACACTTTAAAGGCAGTCCTACAAAGACAAAACTAAAGTCCCGCTCCTTGGCTGGAACCTTCCTTCCGGCAAGGAGTTTTTTATTAACCGGATCCTGTATCTTTTTTATATAGAAAAATTCCATTGGCCTTTGCCAACCCTTGGGACAAGGGATGGCAGAGGCGTTTATCCGGCTGCCATTTAATGATGCCGGGATACATTTTAATAATATCCATTGCAACTGTCCAAGTTTTTTACAAATGCTTGACAATTTTTCAAAAGGGAATTAATATAACAGTGTTATATAACTCTGTTATATCGAATTGGAGGATTCTGTATGAACCAGGAGGAACAAACAACGCAGCAGCGCATTTTACAGGCTGCCAAAGAGGAATTTCTGCGCTTGGGCTTCCAGGGGGCTTCCCTGCGCTCCATTGTGAAGGCGGCCGGTGTGACAACCGGGGCTTTGTACGGCTATTATTCCGACAAAAACGCGCTCTTTGACGCCCTGGTGCGGGAGGCTGCGGAAACACTGTACGAAATATACCTGCGGGCCCACGAGGAATTTGAAGCGCTGCCGCCTGAGCGGCAGGTTTCAGAGATGGTACAGTCTGCTCAGGCGGGCGTATGGGCGTGCTTTGAGTATATTTATGTACATTTTGACATCTTCAAGCTGCTTATCTGCCATGCCGAAGGCACATCTTACGAGCATTATCTGCATCGCCTGGCGGAGATTGAAGAAAAAAGCTCCTATTCTTTTTTCGGCTGTATGGAAGAGACGGGACACACTGTCCCTTTCATTTCAAAGGATCTCAACCATATGCTGGCCAGCGCTTACCTGTCGGGCTTTTTTGAAATTGTGGCCCATGACATGCCAAAAAAAGAGGCACAGGAATATGTCCGACAGCTTACGGATTTTTTTAGCGCCGGTTGGAAAAACCTCTTGGGGCTTAGTTAGTCCCCAAATTTTTACACAAGTTAGCAGTATCCAACTACCAAGGAGGTGTCATGATGGAGCAATCCAAAAAAACGGGGACCATCACCCGGCTTAAAGAATTTGCGGGTCCCCACCGGAAGAACTATCTGCTCTCGGTATTGTTGGCGGTGCTGGGGGTGCTGTGCAGTATGGTTCCCTATTTCGCGGTCTCCCAGATGATTCTGCGGCTGATTGAAGGCGGGCGGGATTTTACTTGGTATTTGAGCTGGTGCGCGGTTGCCGCCGCAGGTTTTCTGGGCAGGAGTATGCTGCACAATCTGTCCACCAGCCTGTCCCACAAAGCAACCTTTGCCGTTATTTCCGAAGTCCGGCGCCGCATTGCCCAAAAGCTGACCCGCGTTCCCATGGGCTATGTGCTGAATACTCCCTCGGGCAAATTTAAAAACACCATGGTGGAGAAGGTTGACAGCATCGAGCCCACCCTGGCCCATGTGCTGCCGGAAATGACCTCCAACCTGCTGGTGCCCCTGGCCATCATCGCCTATCTCTTTATTTTGGACTGGCGTATGGCGCTGGTTTCCCTCATCACGCTGCCCATCGGCGCTCTCTGCTATATGGGCATGATGAAGGACTACGAGCGCCGCTATGCCGAGTATGTGGGGGTGAGCCGGCACATGAACGCCACGGCGGTGGAATATACCAAGGGCATTGAGGTCATCAAGGCCTTCGGTCAGTCCGCTACCTCATACCAAAAATTTTCCGATGCGGTGCATCGCAATGCCACCTACGGCCTGGATTGGATGCGGGATGTTCAGTTGTACTTTTCCATGGGCATCGGCATCTGGCCCGCCGTCCTCATCGGCGTGCTGCCCGTTGGTTGCATCTTCTATGGAAACGGCTCCCTGACCGGCGCCGACTTTATCACCATTATGATTCTAGCGCTGGGGATCATGGCGCCGCTGCTCTCGGCCATGTATTACACCGATGACTTGGCCAAGATAAGGATTATTGTGGGTGAAATCGGGGCTATTCTTGATGAACCGGAACAGATACGCCCCACCCAGCCGGCCCAGCTTAGCAGTACGGACATCGAGCTGCGCGGCGTCACCTTTGGCTACGGTGAAAGCGAAGTCCTGCATGGCGTCGACCTGAACATCCCGGCGGGTTCGCTCACCGCACTGGTGGGACCCTCCGGCAGCGGCAAGTCCACCATCGCCAAACTCATCGCTTCTTTTTGGGACGTATCCGGCGGTTCGGTGTCCATCGGCGGCGTGGATGTGCGAAAGATCCCGGCCCATCAGCTAATGGATACCATTGCCTATGTGGCACAGGACAATTATCTGTTTGATCAGAGCATATTGGAAAACATCCGCCTGGGCCGCCCCTCCGCCACCGATCAGGAGGTCAAAGCAGCGGCCCAGGCAGCCGGTTGCCATGAATTTATCATGGGGCTGGAAAAAGGGTACGATACTGTGGCCGGTGGAGCCGGCGGACATCTCTCCGGCGGGGAGCGGCAGCGCATCACCATTGCCCGGGCCATGCTCAAAGATGCGCCCATTGTGATTCTGGATGAAGCCACCGCCTATACCGACCCGGAAAACGAGGCGGTAATCCAGAGTGCCGTGGCCAAGCTGGTGAAGGGAAAAACCCTCATTGTAATTGCCCACCGCCTTTCCACCATCATTGATTCCGATCAAATTGCCCTTATCGCCAAGGGACGTGTGGCGGCCGTCGGCACCCACAGTGAGCTTTTGGACAACAGCCCGCTGTACAAAGAATTATGGCAGGCGCATATCAGCGCCAAAGACGCCGCCTAAAGGAGGAAATCCTATGCTGGAAACCATTCGCAAGTTTTTCGCCTTTGCGGGAAGGCATGGTCGCCTCATGAAAAAGGGCATCATCATCACCCTGATTAATTCCATTTTTCAGGCCCTGCAGATTTTGGCGCTGGCAGTGGTGCTGCAGGCCATGGTGGATGGAAATGTGACGGCTGAAACCGCCTGGACCTCCTTCGGTATTATGTTTGTCAGTATGCTGGGCGCTATCCTCACCCGGCAACGGGCCACCATGGCCCAAGCCGAGGGAAGCTTCATGATGTGCGCCGACAAGCGTACCGAAATCGGCGACCGTATGAAATATATGCCCATGGGCTATTTCAATGACAACAGTCTGGGAGCCATCACCGCCGCCATTACCACTACCATGGAGGATGTACAGGACATTGCTCCCCGGGTGATGGATAAAATCATTCACGGTTATGTTCACGCAGGGGTGATCACCCTGATGCTGCTGATTTTTGACTGGCGCATCGGGTTGATCATTATGGCAGGAATCCTTCTATTTATGGCCGCGAATTCACTGATGCAGCAAAAATCCCGCCAAATTTCTCCGGCACGGGTGGCGGCCCAGACTTCTCTGGTGGGTGCGGTGCTGGAATATGTGCAGGGAATCAGTGTGGTGCGCGCATTCAATCTGGAGAGAGCAGCCGGCAATACCCTTGACCGAGCCATTGCTGAATGTGAAAAAAACAACATTAAACTGGAAATGGCTTTTCTCCCCTTTATGCTTGTGCAAACCCTGATTCTTAAATTTACCAGCGTTCTGATAATCCTCGCCTCCATTGCCTTTTTCCTTGGCGGCACCATGACGCTGACCACTTGCCTGCTGATGCTCATTTCCGCTTTCATCATTTTTAGTCAGTTGGAAACCGCGGGTAGCATGTCCGCCCTGCTGCGGTCCATCGACGTGTCCATCGACCGGGTGGCGGCCATCCATCATACCCCGGTCATGGATGAACAGGGCCGGGACATCCGCCCGCAAAATTATACCATTGAAGGCCGTCAGGTAAGTTTCTCCTATGACCAACGGAAAATCCTGGACAATGTTTCCTTTACCATCCCCGCCGGCAGCACCACCGCCATCGTGGGCCCTTCCGGCGGCGGGAAAACCACGCTGTGCAATCTGATCACCCGGTTCTGGGACGTGGACAGCGGCTCCATTACGCTGGGCGGCGTAGATGTACGGGAATATACCCTGGACAGTCTGCTGGCCAATTTCAGCATGGTGTTTCAGAGCGTGTACCTGTTTAACGATACCCTCTTCAACAATATTAAATTTGGAAAACCGGAGGCAAGTCTGGAAGAGGTGCGTGCCGCCGCGCAAAAGGCCCGCTGCGACGACTTTATCATGGCGCTGCCCCAAGGCTATGACACTATCATCGGCGAAGGGGGCGCCACCCTTTCAGGCGGCGAACGCCAGCGCATCGCCATTGCCCGGGCCATACTGAAGGATGCGCCCATTGTCATTCTGGACGAGGCCACCGCCAACGTGGATCCTGAAAACGAAAGCCATCTGCTGGAAGCCATTGAAGAAATGACCCGCAATAAGACCATTATCATGATCGCCCACCGGTTGAAAACCGTGCGCAGCGCCGACCAGATCTTAGTTCTGGACGGAGGAAAGATCATTCAGCGAGGCAACCACCAGCAGCTATTGTCCCAAGGAGGCCTGTATGCCGACTTCGTCGGCATGCGGCAGGCGGCCATCGGCTGGAAGCTGGGCTAGCCCCTCCAAATCAGACCTAAGGCATAGAAAAACGCTCCGCTATTTTCTAGATGTCAAGGGAGTAGGCAAAAATAAAGCAGGAGTATACTGTTGACGGCTAAACCAAGAAAGGACAGGCCTCTCATGGCCTGCCCTTTCTTTAAATCTCCGTTTAAAATCTGACACAAAAAAGTGAGGCTGCCGACACTCTTGCTCTCCTTTGATGCAATACGGTAGGGAAAGAGAACGGAAGCCTTTTTGTTTATTTTTTTCAGTTAATTAGCTGATTAAAATATTGGTTTACTTAAACACCAGCAATTGGCTAGGATCAACATCAAGAGCTTTAGCAATTCTGTAAAGGGCAATGACCGATAAACCATAGACAGACGTGCTTTCCAGGTGGCTGATGGTTGTATAACTTAAATCTGCTTTTTCGGCAAGCTCATTTTGGCTGAGACCTCGCTGCTTCCGAAAAAATTGAATCTTAAATCCTATATTCTTAAGAAACTGCTTTTCCTCCTTTGTGTAAGATTTTTTGTTAATTGGGGGCATAGCATTTTTTCCTCCATTTATGTAAAGCAAAGTATGTAGTATAATTTTATATAATATACAATTGCAAATATACGTTGTAAAAAGGTATAATATTGTTGTATAACAACAATATTATTTTTTAATTACCAGATGAAAGGTCAAGCAATGTCCAATAATAAACAACAAAGAGTAATGACAAATGTAATTATTCTTTCGGACCGCCTCATGGGTGAGGCGAAGAAACTATCATCTTTCATCTACTCCTGTGCCGATAATATGAATGTACTTGGTATTGCTGCAAACAGCCAGGAAGTTATGCAGCTTGCAAAAAATCACTTTGTTGATTTTCTAATTATTGTGGGTTATCTAAGAGATGAAAAAAGCTATGGCGTGGTTCAAGAGCTTTACGAGCAGAATAAGAATTATACTCCGGTCCATTATGCCATGCTTGATTCCTTAATTTTTGATCTGTGCGAACAATATAATATCTCGTTACGTTTTGACCGCACCTTGCCAAAAGCAGAATTTATTGATTACCTGGAAAAATATAAGAATTATAAATATCAACGTGATTTAAAAACACAAAAAAAAATGACCACTTCTTTAAAAAACAAAAAGCCAGGTAATCCATGGCCTGGCTTTTTCAGTAAATTTTTAAAGTTATTTTTAAATTTTTTACCGTGAATTAAGCTGTTTCGGAAAAGGGAGTCATTTTTAAACAGGATAAAACAAGGGGATAGGCATGTGTTTTTTCAACGTATTACCTTTTAAAACAGAATGCCTGTCCCCTCTTGTGTTGCTGTTAAATTTTTTCAGGCTCTTTGACGGTTCTTTCATTGATAACATCCCCGGTATTTAACGTTGTCTTTGCCTCAATTAGCATCACATGTGTTTCAACTTCAGCCACCGGCATATGTTCAATTCCTTTTGGAATAATCAAAAATTCTCCTTCATTTAAAAAGATATCCCTGTCCCGGAATCGAATTGTCAGCCGACCTTTTATAACAAAAAACATTTCATCTTCATCTTTATGGCTATGCCATAAAAATTCACCCTTTAGTTTAACTACTTTCACATAGGATTCATTAACTTCATCTACTATTTTGGGGCTCCAGTACTCATTAAAATCATTCAGCTTTTCATAAATATTAACTTTATCCATGGCTATTCCTCCAAAATTGCTTAGATTTATCTACCCGCCGCGTCCTTCTCTGTTCAGGTTCATGGACAACGATTTTCTCTACAAACTCATTAAGCATGGGTGTGTTAAGCCGTTGAAATCCGTATACCTTTCTACCAATTCCAAAAATTTATCAGACCCACGCTGTATTTCTCGAAGCTGTACATTCGCTGTGGCTTGCTCTAATTCCTTCTACTCCCGCTCATACCCGCGGAAGGCTTTTAAAACCGTTTTTTCTGTTTTTATATTCTTTGCGACAACCGCTATACGATGATTGAAGTTGAAATTTAGTAAGCTCATTTGTTAGAAGACAATTGTATATCTGCGGATTCATTTTTTCCCATGGACAGTGCTGGAATGAGTGCAATAGTGCCAAAGCCAATGGACCACCAAAAGGCAGTATTGTATGCGCTTGCAACCGTTTGAATATTGGCTGCGGAACCACTGGAAAGCTGATGCTGGACGATGGTTGCCAGTATGGCCGTTCCGAATGCTCCGCCAATCTGCTGTAAAATCCTGCTGGCAATACTGGCATGAGGAACTTGCTCTCTGCTTAATCCTTCATATACGGAAGCCATGATGGGAATGGTCACTCCACCGAGACCCGCTCCCCGTATCAGCAGTGCCGCTGCCATAAAAGGTGATTGGTATCGGAACCGGCAAAAGCAAAGGGTAACGAACCAACTAGCGTAACCATAAGGCTGACCACAACGATTATACGGGGACCTATGCGGTCGGTTAGGCTTCCGAACCAGCTTCTGGTCAATAACATGCCCACCCCTTGTGGAATCAACAAAAGGCCGGTAACCAGAACGTTTTCACCCTGGACCTGCTGGTAGTATAATGGTAGAAGAAGCATGGCTCCAGAAGTGACGATGCCGGCAGGAAAAGCAAAATAATTGAAGCAGAAAAATTACGGGATTGAAACAAATGCAAGTCAATCACCGGCGCATTTTTTGTTCGTAAGACGTAGACAATAAAGGCTACCGCCAGGAGCAAGCCGATCCCCAGCGGAACCATCACTGGGGCCGATTCTTGGCCCCATGCTGGGTGGCATTATTGTAAACGGCTTAAACAGGCGTTGGACTTTTTATGTCAATATTCCCATTTGTATGGTGGCATTATTGCTGGCCTGGCGGGGATTACCGACGGATAAACCTACAAGCTTATGGGCATCGGCGTGCTTAAATAAGTGTTCTTTGGGGGACAACCGGAAGTGATTTTGGCAGGATGATTTATAAAAGTCTGCTTCTTTGTGTATAATGAGAAGCAAAATAACACCAAGGAGAGCTACCATGGAGACGAATAAGACGGAGTTCAAAACCATTGACGATTACATTGCCAGTACCCCTCCTGAGATTCAGGAAAAACTCCATGGGTTAAGAACTCTGATTAAAAAAGAAGTTCCCGAAGCACAAGAAAAAATGAGCTGGCAAATGCCAACTTTTTATCTGCATGGAAACCTGGTTCATTTTTTTGCTCATAAGCACCACATCGGATTTTATCCCGGCGCCAGCGGAGTGGCAGCTTTTCAGGATGAACTGACAAACTACAAAACTTCAAAGGGCGGGATACAATTGCCCCTGTCTCAGCCATTGCCTTTTGACTTGATTCGGCGGATTGTACAGTTCAGAGTTGCTGAAAACATTGAAAACGCTCGGCAGAAAGCAAAAAAGAAAAAGTGATGGCAAATTCCTGCCTGTGGCTCCTTTCTGCCCATAACGCCGATCACATACTAAACAACCTTATTTCTACCATTGTATTTTGCTTTATATAATTTTTTATCCGCAAGTTCAACCACTTCACGGGCGGTTATTTTATGTTTTTTACCACATAGGGTCTCAACACCAAAGCTGCAAGTGATATGCAGGACTTTCTCGCCAATTTGAAACTCCTCTTGCATAATGGCTTTCCTCAGGCGTTCCGCTATTTGCAGGGCGGTTTTACAATCGATTCCAGGAAGGCATATAAGGAATTCTTCCCCACCGTATCTGGCCACCCAACTCTCTTCGCTGCGCACATTCTCCTGAAATACTTTTCCAACACCGCATAATACCTGGTCTCCCACCACATGCCCGTAAGCATCATTGACGCTTTTAAAAAAATCCAGATCGGCATAAATTACCGACAAAGGCTCGCCGGATTTGTGCATTTCCTCCAATGCACCAGGGAGTCTTTCATCAATAAAACGACGGTTATATAAGCCCGTTAATTCATCTCTGGTAAGCAGGTATTCGATATGCTTGGAGATAGACGTCATCAGCAAATTAGGATCGTTGCAAGTTTCTCCCGTTTCAAAACACAAATTGCCTGTTACATCTTGGATAAGTTCCATTACCAATCTTCTGTCAGCGATAAGCACAGGTACTGCGGTCACTGCATAGATCCCTCTGCTCTTGCCGGCAATTTTAATGGCCGTGCCATTGCCATTTAGCGCACGCATGGAAATGCAGTTTTCACAAATTCTCCCGGTATCCCAAAATTGATAGCATAAGGGAAGCTTCGCTGTTGGCGATTGGTGCAGCACATCTACCGCCGCTTTACTTTTAGGATCAACAATGCGTATACCGATATATAAATTCTTCAACATCTTTATTTTCTCTGCAGCGTCATC is drawn from Desulforamulus ruminis DSM 2154 and contains these coding sequences:
- a CDS encoding ABC transporter ATP-binding protein; this encodes MEQSKKTGTITRLKEFAGPHRKNYLLSVLLAVLGVLCSMVPYFAVSQMILRLIEGGRDFTWYLSWCAVAAAGFLGRSMLHNLSTSLSHKATFAVISEVRRRIAQKLTRVPMGYVLNTPSGKFKNTMVEKVDSIEPTLAHVLPEMTSNLLVPLAIIAYLFILDWRMALVSLITLPIGALCYMGMMKDYERRYAEYVGVSRHMNATAVEYTKGIEVIKAFGQSATSYQKFSDAVHRNATYGLDWMRDVQLYFSMGIGIWPAVLIGVLPVGCIFYGNGSLTGADFITIMILALGIMAPLLSAMYYTDDLAKIRIIVGEIGAILDEPEQIRPTQPAQLSSTDIELRGVTFGYGESEVLHGVDLNIPAGSLTALVGPSGSGKSTIAKLIASFWDVSGGSVSIGGVDVRKIPAHQLMDTIAYVAQDNYLFDQSILENIRLGRPSATDQEVKAAAQAAGCHEFIMGLEKGYDTVAGGAGGHLSGGERQRITIARAMLKDAPIVILDEATAYTDPENEAVIQSAVAKLVKGKTLIVIAHRLSTIIDSDQIALIAKGRVAAVGTHSELLDNSPLYKELWQAHISAKDAA
- a CDS encoding ABC transporter ATP-binding protein; translation: MLETIRKFFAFAGRHGRLMKKGIIITLINSIFQALQILALAVVLQAMVDGNVTAETAWTSFGIMFVSMLGAILTRQRATMAQAEGSFMMCADKRTEIGDRMKYMPMGYFNDNSLGAITAAITTTMEDVQDIAPRVMDKIIHGYVHAGVITLMLLIFDWRIGLIIMAGILLFMAANSLMQQKSRQISPARVAAQTSLVGAVLEYVQGISVVRAFNLERAAGNTLDRAIAECEKNNIKLEMAFLPFMLVQTLILKFTSVLIILASIAFFLGGTMTLTTCLLMLISAFIIFSQLETAGSMSALLRSIDVSIDRVAAIHHTPVMDEQGRDIRPQNYTIEGRQVSFSYDQRKILDNVSFTIPAGSTTAIVGPSGGGKTTLCNLITRFWDVDSGSITLGGVDVREYTLDSLLANFSMVFQSVYLFNDTLFNNIKFGKPEASLEEVRAAAQKARCDDFIMALPQGYDTIIGEGGATLSGGERQRIAIARAILKDAPIVILDEATANVDPENESHLLEAIEEMTRNKTIIMIAHRLKTVRSADQILVLDGGKIIQRGNHQQLLSQGGLYADFVGMRQAAIGWKLG
- a CDS encoding helix-turn-helix domain-containing protein is translated as MPPINKKSYTKEEKQFLKNIGFKIQFFRKQRGLSQNELAEKADLSYTTISHLESTSVYGLSVIALYRIAKALDVDPSQLLVFK
- a CDS encoding cupin domain-containing protein, producing MDKVNIYEKLNDFNEYWSPKIVDEVNESYVKVVKLKGEFLWHSHKDEDEMFFVIKGRLTIRFRDRDIFLNEGEFLIIPKGIEHMPVAEVETHVMLIEAKTTLNTGDVINERTVKEPEKI
- a CDS encoding DUF4368 domain-containing protein — encoded protein: MLNEFVEKIVVHEPEQRRTRRVDKSKQFWRNSHG
- a CDS encoding iron chaperone, which translates into the protein METNKTEFKTIDDYIASTPPEIQEKLHGLRTLIKKEVPEAQEKMSWQMPTFYLHGNLVHFFAHKHHIGFYPGASGVAAFQDELTNYKTSKGGIQLPLSQPLPFDLIRRIVQFRVAENIENARQKAKKKK
- a CDS encoding GGDEF domain-containing protein, translating into MMKFASMDDAAEKIKMLKNLYIGIRIVDPKSKAAVDVLHQSPTAKLPLCYQFWDTGRICENCISMRALNGNGTAIKIAGKSRGIYAVTAVPVLIADRRLVMELIQDVTGNLCFETGETCNDPNLLMTSISKHIEYLLTRDELTGLYNRRFIDERLPGALEEMHKSGEPLSVIYADLDFFKSVNDAYGHVVGDQVLCGVGKVFQENVRSEESWVARYGGEEFLICLPGIDCKTALQIAERLRKAIMQEEFQIGEKVLHITCSFGVETLCGKKHKITAREVVELADKKLYKAKYNGRNKVV